A stretch of the Acomys russatus chromosome 23, mAcoRus1.1, whole genome shotgun sequence genome encodes the following:
- the Ampd1 gene encoding AMP deaminase 1 isoform X1, which yields MPLFKLTGQEKQIDDAMRSFAEKVFASEVKDEGGRHEISPFDVDEICPISHHEMQAHIFHLESLTRTMDGRRKRRFQGRKTVNLSIPQSEASSTKLSQIEELISSSPTYESVPDFQRVQITGDYASGVTVEDFEVVCKGLYRALCIREKYMQKSFQRFPKTPSKYLRNIDGEALVANESFYPVFTPPPKKGEDPFRTEGLPANLGYLLRMKGGVIYIYPDEAAAGRDEPKPYSYPNLDDFLDDMNFLLALIAQGPVKTYSHRRLKFLSSKFQVHQMLNEMDELKELKNNPHRDFYNCRKVDTHIHAAACMNQKHLLRFIKKSYQVNADRVVYSTKEKDLTLKELFAKLNMHPYDLTVDSLDVHAGRQTFQRFDKFNDKYNPVGASELRDLYLKTDNYINGEYFATIIKEVGADLVEAKYQHAEPRLSIYGRSPDEWCKLSSWFVCNRIYCPNMTWMIQVPRIYDVFRSKNFLPHFGKMLENIFLPVFEATINPQAHPDLSVFLKHITGFDSVDDESKHSGHMFSSKSPKPEEWTVENNPSYTYYAYYMYANITVLNSLRKERGMNTFLFRPHCGEAGALTHLMTAFMIADNISHGLNLKKSPVLQYLFFLAQIPIAMSPLSNNSLFLEYAKNPFLDFLQKGLMISLSTDDPMQFHFTKEPLMEEYAIAAQVFKLSTCDMCEVARNSVLQCGISHEEKAKFLGSNYLEEGPVGNDIRKTNVAQIRMAYRYETWCYELNLIAEGLKSTE from the exons AAATTGATGATGCAATGCGTAGCTTTGCTGAAAAAGTGTTTGCCTCTGAAGTCAAAGATGAGGGAGGTCGGCATGAGATCTCCCCCTTTGATGTGGATGAGATCTGCCCAATTTCCCACCATGagatgcaggcacacatattcCACCTGGAGAGCCTGACTAGGACTATGGACGGCAGGAG AAAAAGGCGCTTCCAAGGACGGAAGACTGTTAATTTGTCCATTCCGCAAAGTGAAGCATCTTCTACCAAACTGTCTCAAATCGAAGAATTGATTTCTTCATCCCCGACCTACGAGAGTGTGCCTGATTTCCAGAGGGTGCAGATCACTGGCGACTATGCCTCTGGG GTAACAGTTGAAGACTTTGAGGTAGTTTGTAAAGGTCTCTACCGGGCGCTGTGTATACGGGAGAAATACATGCAGAAGTCATTCCAGAGGTTCCCCAAGACCCCCTCCAAGTACCTGAGGAATATCGACGGCGAAGCCCTGGTAGCAAATGAGAGCTTCTATCCAG TCTTTACCCCTCCTCCGAAGAAAGGAGAAGACCCCTTCCGCACCGAGGGCCTTCCTGCAAACCTGGGCTATCTGCTCAGGATGAAGGGGGGTGTGATTTACATCTACCCTGACGAAGCAGCCGCCGGCAGGGATGAGCCCAAGCCCTACTCTTACCCGAATCTGGATGACTTCCTGGATGACATGAACTTTTTGCTCGCTCTAATTGCACAGGGGCCCGT TAAGACGTACTCTCACCGGCGTCTGAAGTTCCTGTCCTCCAAGTTCCAGGTCCATCAGATGCTGAATGAGATGGATGAGCTGAAGGAGCTGAAGAACAACCCGCACCGGGACTTTTATAACTGCAGGAAG GTGGATACTCACATCCATGCAGCTGCCTGCATGAACCAGAAGCATCTGCTGCGCTTTATAAAGAAATCCTACCAGGTCAATGCTGACAGAGTGGTCTACAGCACCAAAGAGAAGGATCTGACCCTAAAAGAACTTTTTGCTAAATTAAATATGCATCCGTACGACCTGACTGTGGACTCTCTGGATGTGCACGCT GGACGCCAGACGTTCCAGCGCTTTGATAAATTCAATGACAAATACAATCCTGTGGGTGCAAGTGAGCTTCGAGATCTCTACCTAAAAACAGACAATTATATTAATGGGGAATACTTTGCCACTATCATTAAG GAGGTGGGTGCAGACCTGGTGGAGGCCAAGTACCAGCACGCAGAGCCCCGCTTGTCCATCTATGGTCGCAGTCCGGATGAGTGGTGCAAACTGTCCTCTTGGTTTGTCTGCAATCGCATCTACTGTCCCAACATGACGTGGATGATCCAGGTCCCCAGGATCTA TGATGTTTTCCGATCCAAGAACTTCCTGCCACACTTTGGAAAGATGCTGGAGAATATTTTCCTTCCGGTGTTTGAGGCCACCATCAACCCCCAAGCACACCCAGACCTCAGTGTCTTTCTCAAGCAT ATCACTGGCTTTGACAGTGTGGATGATGAGTCCAAACACAGTGGTCACATGTTTTCCTCCAAGAGTCCCAAACCTGAGGAGTGGACAGTGGAAAACAACCCATCTTACACTTACTATGCGTACTACATGTATGCAAATATTACGGTGCTCAACAGCCTGAGAAA GGAACGAGGCATGAATACCTTTCTGTTCCGCCCTCACTGTGGGGAGGCTGGAGCTCTCACGCACCTCATGACAGCCTTTATGATAGCAGACAATATCTCTCATGGCTTGAATTTAAAGAAG agtCCTGTGTTACAGTACTTGTTTTTCTTAGCCCAGATTCCCATCGCCATGTCGCCATTAAGTAATAACAGCCTATTTCTGGAATATGCGAAAAATCCTTTCCTAGATTTCCTTCAGAAAGGCCTGATGATCTCACTGTCCACGGATGACCCGATGCAATTCCACTTCACCAAG GAGCCCCTGATGGAAGAATATGCCATTGCCGCCCAAGTCTTCAAGCTGAGCACCTGTGACATGTGTGAAGTGGCCAGGAACAGTGTTCTGCAGTGTGGAATTTCTCACGAG GAAAAAGCAAAGTTTCTGGGCAGCAATTACCTCGAGGAAGGCCCTGTTGGAAATGATATCCGCAAGACAAATGTTGCTCAAATTCGCATGGCCTACCGTTACGAAACTTGGTGTTATGAACTCAACTTAATTGCTGAGGGTCTTAAGTCAACGGaatga
- the Ampd1 gene encoding AMP deaminase 1 isoform X2 — translation MPLFKLTEIDDAMRSFAEKVFASEVKDEGGRHEISPFDVDEICPISHHEMQAHIFHLESLTRTMDGRRKRRFQGRKTVNLSIPQSEASSTKLSQIEELISSSPTYESVPDFQRVQITGDYASGVTVEDFEVVCKGLYRALCIREKYMQKSFQRFPKTPSKYLRNIDGEALVANESFYPVFTPPPKKGEDPFRTEGLPANLGYLLRMKGGVIYIYPDEAAAGRDEPKPYSYPNLDDFLDDMNFLLALIAQGPVKTYSHRRLKFLSSKFQVHQMLNEMDELKELKNNPHRDFYNCRKVDTHIHAAACMNQKHLLRFIKKSYQVNADRVVYSTKEKDLTLKELFAKLNMHPYDLTVDSLDVHAGRQTFQRFDKFNDKYNPVGASELRDLYLKTDNYINGEYFATIIKEVGADLVEAKYQHAEPRLSIYGRSPDEWCKLSSWFVCNRIYCPNMTWMIQVPRIYDVFRSKNFLPHFGKMLENIFLPVFEATINPQAHPDLSVFLKHITGFDSVDDESKHSGHMFSSKSPKPEEWTVENNPSYTYYAYYMYANITVLNSLRKERGMNTFLFRPHCGEAGALTHLMTAFMIADNISHGLNLKKSPVLQYLFFLAQIPIAMSPLSNNSLFLEYAKNPFLDFLQKGLMISLSTDDPMQFHFTKEPLMEEYAIAAQVFKLSTCDMCEVARNSVLQCGISHEEKAKFLGSNYLEEGPVGNDIRKTNVAQIRMAYRYETWCYELNLIAEGLKSTE, via the exons AAATTGATGATGCAATGCGTAGCTTTGCTGAAAAAGTGTTTGCCTCTGAAGTCAAAGATGAGGGAGGTCGGCATGAGATCTCCCCCTTTGATGTGGATGAGATCTGCCCAATTTCCCACCATGagatgcaggcacacatattcCACCTGGAGAGCCTGACTAGGACTATGGACGGCAGGAG AAAAAGGCGCTTCCAAGGACGGAAGACTGTTAATTTGTCCATTCCGCAAAGTGAAGCATCTTCTACCAAACTGTCTCAAATCGAAGAATTGATTTCTTCATCCCCGACCTACGAGAGTGTGCCTGATTTCCAGAGGGTGCAGATCACTGGCGACTATGCCTCTGGG GTAACAGTTGAAGACTTTGAGGTAGTTTGTAAAGGTCTCTACCGGGCGCTGTGTATACGGGAGAAATACATGCAGAAGTCATTCCAGAGGTTCCCCAAGACCCCCTCCAAGTACCTGAGGAATATCGACGGCGAAGCCCTGGTAGCAAATGAGAGCTTCTATCCAG TCTTTACCCCTCCTCCGAAGAAAGGAGAAGACCCCTTCCGCACCGAGGGCCTTCCTGCAAACCTGGGCTATCTGCTCAGGATGAAGGGGGGTGTGATTTACATCTACCCTGACGAAGCAGCCGCCGGCAGGGATGAGCCCAAGCCCTACTCTTACCCGAATCTGGATGACTTCCTGGATGACATGAACTTTTTGCTCGCTCTAATTGCACAGGGGCCCGT TAAGACGTACTCTCACCGGCGTCTGAAGTTCCTGTCCTCCAAGTTCCAGGTCCATCAGATGCTGAATGAGATGGATGAGCTGAAGGAGCTGAAGAACAACCCGCACCGGGACTTTTATAACTGCAGGAAG GTGGATACTCACATCCATGCAGCTGCCTGCATGAACCAGAAGCATCTGCTGCGCTTTATAAAGAAATCCTACCAGGTCAATGCTGACAGAGTGGTCTACAGCACCAAAGAGAAGGATCTGACCCTAAAAGAACTTTTTGCTAAATTAAATATGCATCCGTACGACCTGACTGTGGACTCTCTGGATGTGCACGCT GGACGCCAGACGTTCCAGCGCTTTGATAAATTCAATGACAAATACAATCCTGTGGGTGCAAGTGAGCTTCGAGATCTCTACCTAAAAACAGACAATTATATTAATGGGGAATACTTTGCCACTATCATTAAG GAGGTGGGTGCAGACCTGGTGGAGGCCAAGTACCAGCACGCAGAGCCCCGCTTGTCCATCTATGGTCGCAGTCCGGATGAGTGGTGCAAACTGTCCTCTTGGTTTGTCTGCAATCGCATCTACTGTCCCAACATGACGTGGATGATCCAGGTCCCCAGGATCTA TGATGTTTTCCGATCCAAGAACTTCCTGCCACACTTTGGAAAGATGCTGGAGAATATTTTCCTTCCGGTGTTTGAGGCCACCATCAACCCCCAAGCACACCCAGACCTCAGTGTCTTTCTCAAGCAT ATCACTGGCTTTGACAGTGTGGATGATGAGTCCAAACACAGTGGTCACATGTTTTCCTCCAAGAGTCCCAAACCTGAGGAGTGGACAGTGGAAAACAACCCATCTTACACTTACTATGCGTACTACATGTATGCAAATATTACGGTGCTCAACAGCCTGAGAAA GGAACGAGGCATGAATACCTTTCTGTTCCGCCCTCACTGTGGGGAGGCTGGAGCTCTCACGCACCTCATGACAGCCTTTATGATAGCAGACAATATCTCTCATGGCTTGAATTTAAAGAAG agtCCTGTGTTACAGTACTTGTTTTTCTTAGCCCAGATTCCCATCGCCATGTCGCCATTAAGTAATAACAGCCTATTTCTGGAATATGCGAAAAATCCTTTCCTAGATTTCCTTCAGAAAGGCCTGATGATCTCACTGTCCACGGATGACCCGATGCAATTCCACTTCACCAAG GAGCCCCTGATGGAAGAATATGCCATTGCCGCCCAAGTCTTCAAGCTGAGCACCTGTGACATGTGTGAAGTGGCCAGGAACAGTGTTCTGCAGTGTGGAATTTCTCACGAG GAAAAAGCAAAGTTTCTGGGCAGCAATTACCTCGAGGAAGGCCCTGTTGGAAATGATATCCGCAAGACAAATGTTGCTCAAATTCGCATGGCCTACCGTTACGAAACTTGGTGTTATGAACTCAACTTAATTGCTGAGGGTCTTAAGTCAACGGaatga